Proteins from a single region of Oryzihumus leptocrescens:
- a CDS encoding TOBE domain-containing protein — translation MVLCDRLLVIEGGRVVQQGTPASVARHPATEYVARLVGLNLYAGRLDPDRGSVALDGGGDLAVTPTAEARGSNRVLVGLRPSAITVHTVRPEHASVRNVWAGTIESLELLTDRVRVNVEGTPSALVDVTPGAVAELGLGPGQAVWLSAKATETDAYPESASTRHTAEVS, via the coding sequence GTGCGACCGGCTGCTGGTCATCGAGGGCGGCCGGGTGGTCCAGCAGGGCACCCCCGCGTCGGTGGCACGGCACCCGGCGACGGAGTACGTCGCGCGCCTGGTCGGACTCAACCTGTATGCAGGGCGGCTCGACCCCGACCGCGGCAGCGTCGCGCTCGACGGTGGTGGGGACCTCGCGGTGACGCCCACCGCCGAGGCGCGGGGCTCGAACCGGGTGCTGGTGGGGCTGCGCCCCTCGGCGATCACGGTGCACACCGTGCGGCCCGAGCACGCCAGCGTGCGCAACGTGTGGGCCGGCACCATCGAGAGCCTGGAGCTGCTCACCGACCGGGTGCGGGTCAACGTCGAGGGCACGCCGTCGGCGCTGGTGGACGTCACGCCCGGGGCCGTGGCCGAGCTCGGGCTCGGGCCGGGGCAGGCCGTGTGGCTGTCGGCCAAGGCGACCGAGACCGACGCCTACCCCGAGTCGGCGAGCACCCGGCATACCGCCGAG